A DNA window from Mycoplasmopsis pullorum contains the following coding sequences:
- the rplU gene encoding 50S ribosomal protein L21: MKAIIETGGKQLLVSEEQTIFIEKIEGKEGDVVKFDKVLLVDTKIGQPYLENAVVTGVIEKQGKAKKIVVYRHNAKSTHKRKLGHRQPYTRVKITGIQG; the protein is encoded by the coding sequence ATGAAAGCAATCATTGAAACAGGTGGAAAACAACTTTTAGTTTCTGAAGAACAAACTATCTTTATCGAAAAAATCGAAGGTAAAGAAGGAGACGTAGTAAAATTTGATAAAGTTTTACTTGTTGACACAAAAATTGGTCAACCATATCTAGAAAATGCAGTTGTAACTGGAGTTATCGAAAAACAAGGTAAAGCAAAAAAAATCGTTGTTTACCGTCACAATGCGAAGTCTACTCACAAAAGAAAACTTGGACACCGTCAACCTTACACACGTGTAAAAATTACAGGAATTCAAGGATAA
- the rpmA gene encoding 50S ribosomal protein L27, producing the protein MAHTKAGGSTRNGRDSHSKRLGAKLGDGQFATAGSIIYRQRGTKIFPGVNVMRGGDDTLFTTIDGYVKYETRRNRKYASVYPEKQK; encoded by the coding sequence ATGGCACACACGAAAGCCGGTGGATCGACACGTAACGGTCGTGATTCACACAGTAAAAGACTAGGTGCTAAATTAGGTGATGGACAATTCGCAACAGCTGGATCAATTATCTACCGTCAAAGAGGTACAAAAATTTTTCCAGGTGTTAACGTAATGCGTGGTGGTGATGATACTTTATTTACAACAATTGATGGATATGTAAAATATGAAACTAGAAGAAACAGAAAATACGCTTCTGTTTATCCTGAAAAACAAAAATAG